The genomic stretch TAAGGAGAGAAAGTGGGGCAAGAGATCATGTTTATGGGTGAATATCAGCATACCATCGATGCGAAAGGCCGCATGATCGTACCCGCTAAATTCAGAGAAGGCCTAGGTGAGCAATTTGTGCTGACTAGAGGACTTGACCAATGTCTCTTCGGCTACCCTATGCACGAATGGAAACAAATTGAAGAAAAACTAAAAGCTCTTCCTCTCACAAAGAAAGATGCCCGCGCGTTTACCCGTTTCTTCTTTTCAGGGGCGACTGAATGCGAACTGGATAAGCAAGGCAGGGTAAATATCGCATCATCTCTATTGAATTACGCCAAACTGGAAAAAGAATGTGTTGTTATCGGGGTTTCTAATCGAATTGAATTGTGGAGTAAAGTAATTTGGGAACAATACACAGAAGAGCAAGAAGATTCATTTGCTGAAATTGCTGAAAACATGATTGGGTTTGATATATAATGATTCTTCGTGTATAACACTCTAAAAACAATTTCAATTCATCCTGATAAAAGGTGGGACCAACACAATATGTTTCAACACAAGACAGTACTTCTTCGTGAAACCGTAGACGGACTTAATATTAAACCAGACGGTACATATGTAGACTGCACACTCGGCGGAGCTGGGCATAGTACATACTTATTGCAGCAGTTATCCGAGAAGGGGCGTTTAATCGCTTTTGACCAAGATGATACGGCATTACAGCATGCTAAAGAAGTGTTGTCCGATTATAAAGGACAGCTCATTCTGATTAAAAGCAATTTCAGGTATTTAAAAGAATATTTGAATGAACAAGGCGTTACAGAAGTAGACGGCATTTTATTTGATTTAGGGGTGTCCTCTCCGCAGCTGGATACACCGGAGCGCGGATTCAGTTACCATCATGACGCACCGTTGGACATGAGGATGGACCAGTCGGCTACGCTTTCGGCGAAAGAAGTCGTTAATGAGTGGCGCTATGAGGATCTCGTCCGTATTTTCTTTAAATACGGAGAAGAGAAGTTCAGTAAACAGATCGCCAGAAAAATTGAGGAGGCAAGAATGAAGTCTCCTATTCAAACTACGGGCCAACTGGTCGATCTAATAAAAGACGCGATTCCCGCTCCAGCGAGAAGGAGCGGGGGACATCCCGCTAAACGCGTGTTTCAGGCAATCAGAATTGCCGTAAACGATGAACTTAGGGTGTTTGAAGAAGCTTTGGAGCAGGCAATTGAGGTTCTGAAGCCAGGGGGCAGGGTATC from Bacillus subtilis subsp. subtilis str. 168 encodes the following:
- the mraZ gene encoding inhibitor of RsmH and transcriptional regulator (Evidence 2a: Function from experimental evidences in other organisms; PubMedId: 10572301, 15939023, 16511046, 24659771, 22720735; Product type r: regulator) codes for the protein MFMGEYQHTIDAKGRMIVPAKFREGLGEQFVLTRGLDQCLFGYPMHEWKQIEEKLKALPLTKKDARAFTRFFFSGATECELDKQGRVNIASSLLNYAKLEKECVVIGVSNRIELWSKVIWEQYTEEQEDSFAEIAENMIGFDI
- the rsmH gene encoding 16S rRNA m4C1402 methyltransferase (Evidence 2a: Function from experimental evidences in other organisms; PubMedId: 9294438, 9721276, 10572301, 16849811, 19965768, 20924196, 22561317, 27711192; Product type e: enzyme): MFQHKTVLLRETVDGLNIKPDGTYVDCTLGGAGHSTYLLQQLSEKGRLIAFDQDDTALQHAKEVLSDYKGQLILIKSNFRYLKEYLNEQGVTEVDGILFDLGVSSPQLDTPERGFSYHHDAPLDMRMDQSATLSAKEVVNEWRYEDLVRIFFKYGEEKFSKQIARKIEEARMKSPIQTTGQLVDLIKDAIPAPARRSGGHPAKRVFQAIRIAVNDELRVFEEALEQAIEVLKPGGRVSVITFHSLEDRICKTTFKEKSSLPELPPGLPVIPEEFEPELKLITRKPITASQEELEENNRARSAKLRIAEKRK